One segment of Pseudomonas pohangensis DNA contains the following:
- a CDS encoding efflux RND transporter periplasmic adaptor subunit, producing the protein MRWLPVALVALAFVSACSKDEPKEVERPPVDVTVIKVEPKDTQVIPEYDGQTLSSRQVTIMARVDGFLDKRVYTEGSMVKAGEVMFLQDPRPFQAQLDAAKGALAAQQARWHTAQKNLARVKPLVKLNALSQKDLDDAIGSELSAAASVQTARADVEQAQLNLNYTTITSPLAGRSSYARVQEGAYVSFSNNLLTYVDQVDPIYVHFSLSENQLLEISGMVESGILQQPKDMNYEVRLKLADGKDYGHSGRITFADADFNTSTGTYLLRATLPNPDAELRPGQFVRVSLLGSIALNAILVPQQAVLQGDKGHFVIVVDKDSKAQVRPVEVGSWYRDQWFINSGLAAGDVVVVDGMIKLAPGARVKATEASDKPAPAAK; encoded by the coding sequence ATGCGCTGGTTACCCGTTGCCCTTGTGGCTCTGGCTTTTGTTTCTGCCTGTAGCAAGGACGAGCCCAAGGAGGTTGAGCGGCCTCCGGTGGATGTAACGGTGATCAAGGTTGAGCCAAAGGACACCCAGGTAATTCCCGAGTATGACGGGCAGACGCTGAGTTCCCGGCAGGTGACCATCATGGCGCGCGTGGACGGCTTTCTCGACAAGCGCGTCTATACCGAAGGCAGCATGGTCAAGGCGGGCGAGGTGATGTTCTTGCAGGATCCGCGGCCGTTCCAGGCGCAGCTGGATGCCGCCAAAGGCGCATTGGCTGCCCAGCAGGCCCGCTGGCACACTGCGCAAAAGAATCTGGCGCGGGTCAAGCCGCTGGTGAAGCTCAATGCACTGAGCCAGAAAGATCTGGACGATGCCATCGGCTCGGAACTGTCGGCTGCGGCATCGGTGCAGACAGCGCGCGCGGATGTGGAACAGGCGCAACTGAACCTGAACTACACCACTATCACTTCGCCGCTGGCCGGGCGTTCCAGTTACGCCCGGGTGCAGGAAGGTGCTTACGTCAGTTTTTCCAATAACCTGCTGACCTATGTCGATCAGGTTGACCCGATCTATGTCCATTTCAGCCTGTCGGAGAATCAGTTGCTGGAAATCAGCGGCATGGTCGAGAGCGGCATCCTGCAGCAACCCAAGGACATGAATTACGAAGTCAGGCTGAAGTTGGCGGATGGCAAGGATTACGGGCATAGCGGGCGCATCACCTTTGCCGATGCAGACTTCAACACGAGCACAGGAACCTACCTGCTGCGCGCCACTTTGCCCAACCCCGATGCCGAGCTGAGGCCGGGGCAGTTTGTCCGGGTGTCGCTGTTGGGTTCGATAGCACTCAACGCCATCCTGGTGCCGCAGCAAGCGGTGTTGCAGGGTGACAAAGGGCATTTTGTGATAGTCGTGGACAAGGACAGCAAGGCACAGGTTCGCCCGGTTGAGGTGGGCAGCTGGTACAGGGATCAATGGTTCATTAACTCCGGCTTGGCTGCCGGTGATGTGGTGGTGGTCGATGGCATGATCAAGTTGGCTCCGGGCGCGCGGGTAAAGGCGACGGAAGCATCTGACAAACCCGCTCCCGCTGCCAAATAA
- a CDS encoding TetR/AcrR family transcriptional regulator, with protein sequence MVYRTTSLRLDRDQALRSRILDCAMQRVAEGGFASLAMQALAEDVGVATGSLYRHFRSKGELAAEVFALASRREVAALATAFAAPGMPGERLAQGILQFAARAWHSRQLAFALIAEPVEPEVDEQRLFYREAYADLFSGLLEEGVRSGDFQVEQLRLVATCLVGAIAESLVGPLSPPARVAREAGGAVPGFAETSRNLITFCLRAVGAKGY encoded by the coding sequence ATGGTCTATCGCACCACCAGTCTGCGTCTCGATCGTGATCAGGCGTTGCGTTCGCGCATCCTGGATTGCGCCATGCAGCGAGTGGCTGAGGGCGGTTTTGCCAGTCTGGCCATGCAGGCACTGGCCGAGGATGTCGGTGTGGCGACCGGTAGCCTGTACCGGCACTTTCGCAGCAAGGGTGAACTGGCGGCTGAAGTGTTTGCCCTGGCCAGCCGGCGTGAGGTGGCGGCGTTGGCCACCGCCTTTGCTGCTCCGGGTATGCCTGGTGAGCGCCTGGCACAAGGCATTCTGCAGTTTGCCGCACGCGCCTGGCACAGCCGTCAGCTGGCCTTTGCGCTGATCGCCGAACCGGTGGAGCCGGAGGTGGATGAGCAGCGCCTGTTCTATCGCGAGGCCTATGCCGATCTGTTCAGCGGCTTGCTGGAAGAGGGCGTACGTAGTGGCGACTTCCAGGTCGAACAGTTGCGCCTGGTCGCGACTTGCCTGGTGGGCGCCATTGCCGAATCGCTGGTTGGGCCACTTTCGCCGCCGGCGCGGGTGGCCCGGGAGGCCGGAGGTGCGGTGCCCGGGTTTGCCGAAACCAGCCGCAACCTGATCACATTCTGTCTGCGCGCCGTTGGCGCCAAGGGGTACTGA
- a CDS encoding acyl-CoA dehydrogenase family protein, which translates to MSLQQFAETHEVLNQVPTLDGANLYRVDLPLQEWTARFGGGWADQQLQEYGALAGGPLMAAGFLANENKPVFKSHDRYGNRVDLVEFHPAYHQLLQTAIEHGIPSQPWSDPRPGAHVARAAMNYLHNQPEAGNACPLTMTFASVATLRLQPDLAERWLPKVLARSYDPRNLPLGEKSGATIGMAMTEKQGGTDVRANTTRAWPVGIGGPGQAYELVGHKWFCSAPMCDAFLTLAYTDKGLSCFLLPRHRPDGARNQFYIQRLKNKLGNWANASSEVEFRGALAWLVGDEGRGVATIIEMVALTRFDCMIGSSSLMRQALTQASHHCAHRQVGGRVLAEQPLMQNVLADLALESEAALALTMRMGRALDHAHDEQEEKFSRLVTAIGKYWICKRAPNMIAEASECMGGAGYVEETILPRLYREAPVNSIWEGSGNVQCLDVLRALSKEPGVLDALFVELGDGHGDARLKAQIGKLKAAFADTGEIQYRARQITEDVALALQAKLLLEAGNSVVSDAFLASRLGGEGGRVYGTLPRGVDVEALVARSTPHPV; encoded by the coding sequence ATGTCATTGCAGCAATTTGCCGAAACCCATGAAGTACTGAATCAGGTGCCCACGCTGGACGGCGCCAACCTGTACCGTGTGGATCTGCCACTGCAGGAATGGACGGCGCGCTTTGGCGGCGGCTGGGCCGATCAGCAGTTACAGGAGTACGGCGCGCTGGCCGGTGGTCCGCTGATGGCCGCCGGCTTTCTGGCCAACGAGAACAAACCGGTGTTCAAAAGCCATGACCGCTATGGCAACCGGGTGGATCTGGTTGAGTTCCATCCGGCCTATCATCAGCTGCTGCAGACGGCCATCGAGCATGGCATTCCGTCGCAGCCGTGGAGCGATCCGCGTCCCGGCGCTCACGTGGCTCGTGCAGCAATGAACTACCTGCACAACCAGCCCGAAGCCGGCAATGCCTGTCCGCTGACCATGACCTTTGCCAGCGTGGCGACGCTGCGTCTGCAACCGGATCTGGCCGAGAGGTGGCTGCCCAAAGTGTTGGCGCGCAGCTACGATCCGCGCAACCTGCCTCTCGGTGAGAAAAGCGGCGCCACCATCGGCATGGCCATGACCGAAAAGCAGGGCGGTACCGATGTGCGCGCCAACACCACCCGCGCCTGGCCGGTGGGTATCGGTGGGCCGGGACAGGCCTATGAGCTGGTCGGGCACAAGTGGTTCTGCTCGGCACCGATGTGCGATGCCTTCCTCACGCTGGCCTATACCGACAAGGGTCTGTCGTGCTTCCTGCTGCCGCGCCATCGCCCCGATGGAGCGCGCAATCAGTTCTATATCCAGCGCCTGAAGAACAAGCTGGGCAACTGGGCCAATGCCTCCAGCGAGGTCGAGTTCCGCGGTGCGCTGGCCTGGCTGGTGGGTGACGAGGGTCGTGGTGTGGCGACCATTATCGAGATGGTCGCGCTAACCCGCTTCGACTGCATGATCGGTTCCAGTTCGCTGATGCGTCAGGCGCTGACCCAGGCCAGCCATCATTGCGCGCATCGCCAGGTTGGCGGGCGGGTGCTGGCGGAACAACCGCTGATGCAGAATGTGCTGGCCGATTTGGCGCTGGAAAGCGAAGCGGCCCTGGCGCTGACCATGCGTATGGGGCGCGCACTGGACCATGCTCACGACGAGCAGGAGGAGAAGTTCTCCCGGCTGGTCACTGCCATCGGCAAATACTGGATCTGCAAGCGCGCGCCAAACATGATCGCCGAGGCCTCCGAATGCATGGGTGGCGCCGGCTATGTCGAGGAAACCATCCTGCCACGGCTGTACCGCGAGGCGCCGGTCAACTCGATCTGGGAAGGCTCGGGCAATGTGCAGTGTCTGGACGTGCTGCGCGCCCTGTCGAAGGAGCCGGGAGTGCTCGATGCGCTGTTTGTCGAACTGGGCGACGGCCATGGAGATGCGCGCCTGAAGGCGCAGATAGGCAAGCTCAAGGCAGCTTTTGCCGATACCGGCGAGATCCAGTATCGCGCCCGCCAGATCACCGAAGACGTGGCGCTGGCGCTGCAGGCCAAGCTGTTGCTGGAGGCGGGCAACAGCGTGGTCAGCGATGCCTTTCTCGCCAGCCGACTGGGCGGCGAAGGCGGGCGGGTCTACGGCACCTTGCCGCGTGGTGTAGATGTTGAAGCGCTGGTGGCGCGCAGTACGCCGCACCCGGTCTGA
- a CDS encoding efflux transporter outer membrane subunit, with amino-acid sequence MKLRSLALAVAVLGSSGCMIGPDYARPQIDTPEAYRFEPGQVAETADSQWWQQYNDPVLDQLISDSLASNWNVQIAAANVEAAAGILTTTRAPIFPQLGYGAESGRARYTESGDGAVTPGTVNPQSFNQAAFTASWEIDLWGRIRRQTEAAQANLLATEEARRGVILTLVSGVANGYLQLRGLDEQLDVSKKTLDVYDQSLKYFELQFKYGQTSEMTVAQASSQYETAAAQIPLIEQQIVQLENALSLLAGRNPGPIPRGKTLAELSAPKIPAGLPSQLLERRPDILQAEQQLIAANAQIGAAKALYFPSISLTGAFGGSSSELSDVFNGSAKSWNFTGTVIGPIFTAGLISGQVAQAEANQKAALANYQQTIQAAFGDVSNALSARESLLRQVASQQRKVDALRNYAKLARLQYDGGYAPYSTVLQAEQDLFPAELTLAQRTADNAAALANIYKAMGGGWVDKAAAQTLPVSAAMPAADQPQAAEAQ; translated from the coding sequence ATGAAGCTACGTTCCCTTGCACTGGCCGTCGCGGTTCTCGGGAGCTCCGGCTGCATGATCGGTCCGGATTATGCCAGGCCGCAGATTGATACGCCGGAAGCCTACCGTTTCGAGCCCGGCCAGGTTGCCGAAACGGCTGACAGCCAGTGGTGGCAGCAGTACAACGACCCGGTACTGGATCAGTTGATCAGCGACTCGCTGGCCAGCAACTGGAATGTGCAGATTGCTGCGGCCAACGTCGAGGCTGCCGCCGGTATTCTGACCACCACCCGTGCGCCGATCTTTCCGCAACTGGGTTATGGCGCTGAGTCAGGTCGTGCGCGTTATACCGAGTCCGGAGACGGTGCGGTCACGCCCGGAACGGTGAACCCGCAGAGCTTCAATCAGGCGGCGTTTACCGCCAGTTGGGAGATTGATTTGTGGGGGCGCATCCGTCGTCAGACCGAGGCCGCCCAGGCCAATCTGCTGGCCACAGAAGAGGCGCGGCGCGGCGTGATACTGACACTGGTATCCGGCGTGGCAAATGGTTATCTGCAATTGCGTGGCCTCGATGAGCAGCTGGACGTTTCGAAAAAGACCCTGGATGTCTACGACCAGTCGCTGAAGTACTTCGAATTGCAGTTCAAGTATGGTCAGACCTCGGAAATGACCGTGGCCCAGGCAAGCTCTCAATACGAAACAGCTGCTGCACAGATTCCGTTGATCGAGCAGCAGATCGTGCAGCTGGAAAATGCCCTGTCATTACTGGCCGGGCGTAATCCGGGACCGATTCCGCGTGGCAAAACCCTGGCTGAGCTGAGCGCCCCGAAAATTCCGGCCGGCTTGCCATCGCAATTGCTGGAGCGCCGCCCGGACATTCTGCAGGCCGAGCAACAGCTGATTGCCGCGAATGCCCAGATTGGAGCGGCCAAGGCGTTGTATTTCCCGTCGATTTCACTGACCGGAGCCTTCGGTGGATCCAGCTCCGAGCTGTCTGACGTGTTCAATGGTTCGGCCAAGTCCTGGAACTTTACCGGCACGGTAATCGGGCCGATCTTCACCGCCGGGCTGATCAGTGGTCAGGTTGCCCAGGCCGAGGCTAACCAGAAGGCCGCGCTGGCCAATTATCAGCAAACCATCCAGGCGGCTTTTGGTGATGTCAGCAATGCCTTGAGTGCGCGCGAAAGCTTGCTGCGGCAGGTGGCATCCCAGCAGCGCAAGGTCGACGCATTGCGTAACTACGCCAAACTGGCGCGCTTGCAGTACGACGGCGGCTACGCGCCGTATTCGACCGTGTTGCAGGCCGAGCAGGATCTGTTTCCGGCGGAGCTGACGCTGGCGCAGAGAACGGCCGACAATGCTGCGGCACTGGCCAATATCTACAAGGCGATGGGTGGTGGCTGGGTGGATAAGGCGGCTGCACAGACGCTGCCGGTGTCTGCGGCTATGCCTGCTGCAGATCAGCCACAGGCTGCAGAGGCACAATAG
- a CDS encoding efflux RND transporter permease subunit yields the protein MFSHFFIDRPIFSVVVALIISIAGLVAMESLPVAQFPQITPVQIQVTATYPGANATLVGQNVGAPIELQVNGANNMLYMSSTSSSTGNYTLNVYFDISTDPNLAQVDVQNRVSQAMSKLPQAVQAQGVKVQQKTSSFLMILAVYSPDGRYDANYIGNYTNTQILGAVNRIPGANQASIFGVPDYAMRIWLKPDRMQQMDISVSEISEAIKAQNQQFAVGRIGAPPTEGPVVQTFPATTKSITEPEEFDNMILRADNGNAALLRVKDVGFAELGKQNYDLRTRYQGKPATLIAVYQQVGADSNAIEVSKNVRATLAELSKSFPEGMTYEVALDTTLFVQDSIKEVIHTFFEAVVLVVLVVFVFLHSLRLTIIPAIAVPISILGAMVGMLLMGFSVNMLTLFGMILAIGLVVDDAIVVVENTERNMIQFGLDARAAAKRAMDEVSGPVIAVVLVLNAVFIPVAFLGGITGALYKQFAITIALSMLFSGIVALTLSPALAVLLIKAKHGEKKGFYKWFDDNMERITNSYVGGVKRVMHHWKLAMTAFVLVVLGTVWLFKLLPTAFVPAEDQGYVFIPYFLPDSASLDRTEALGLRVAELARKHPAVENVTQVDGYSLIDSQNKTNFGLLFVSLKGYEERQEPGMQADDVLATLRKETAGFEDGLVVPLNPPSIPGLGVTAGFQIWIEQKGSGDFNELAAVVDKIIAKAKTRPELAGVNTTIRANGQQLLVDVDRSKAELLGVAVEDAYNTLQTMFGSLYVNQFPKDSRLYQVVLQAEPKYRMTPEDIGRFYVKNRDGDMVPLSALVTPKFVVGPDLSTRFNNYPAIAINGAPAPGVSSGAALEAIRQVVEEEMPSGYGYDWAGEAREQVSSGSTSAIAFVFGLIFVFLILAAQYESWSLPVGVMLAVPFAILGALIAIALRGTANDLYFQIGLLTLVGLAAKNAILIVEFAVELNRKEGMSFFDAAAEAARLRLRPILMTSFAFILGLVPLAIASGASANSRHSIGTGVIGGSLAATVVAVFFIPMFYWLLSSASEKVFGKAKPVPAEPEASTAQGTGKEEQP from the coding sequence ATGTTTTCGCACTTCTTTATCGACCGGCCGATTTTCTCGGTAGTGGTTGCGCTGATTATTTCCATCGCCGGTCTGGTTGCGATGGAGTCTTTACCCGTTGCCCAGTTTCCGCAGATCACCCCGGTACAGATTCAGGTCACCGCCACCTACCCTGGCGCCAACGCCACACTGGTCGGGCAAAACGTCGGTGCGCCCATCGAGCTGCAGGTCAACGGCGCCAACAACATGCTGTACATGTCGTCGACCAGCTCCTCGACCGGCAACTACACGCTGAATGTCTATTTCGATATTTCCACCGACCCCAACCTGGCCCAGGTGGATGTGCAGAACCGGGTCAGTCAGGCAATGTCGAAGTTGCCGCAAGCGGTGCAGGCGCAGGGCGTCAAGGTGCAGCAGAAAACCTCGTCCTTCCTGATGATCCTGGCGGTCTATTCGCCGGACGGCCGTTACGATGCCAATTACATCGGCAACTACACCAATACGCAGATCCTCGGCGCGGTAAACCGCATCCCGGGCGCCAACCAGGCGTCGATTTTCGGTGTGCCGGATTACGCCATGCGCATCTGGCTCAAGCCTGATCGCATGCAGCAGATGGATATATCCGTCAGCGAAATTTCCGAAGCGATCAAGGCGCAGAACCAGCAGTTTGCCGTCGGCCGGATTGGTGCGCCGCCAACCGAGGGTCCGGTGGTACAGACTTTTCCGGCCACCACAAAGTCGATCACCGAGCCGGAAGAGTTCGACAACATGATCCTGCGTGCGGACAACGGCAACGCGGCTTTGCTGCGGGTTAAAGACGTCGGTTTCGCCGAACTGGGCAAGCAGAACTATGACTTGCGCACCAGGTATCAGGGCAAACCGGCCACGCTGATTGCGGTGTACCAGCAGGTAGGCGCGGACTCCAATGCCATCGAGGTGTCGAAAAATGTGCGTGCCACTCTGGCGGAGCTATCCAAGAGCTTCCCCGAAGGCATGACCTATGAGGTGGCGCTGGACACCACGTTATTTGTGCAGGATTCGATCAAGGAGGTGATCCACACCTTCTTCGAGGCCGTGGTGCTGGTGGTGCTGGTGGTGTTTGTGTTCCTGCACAGCTTGCGCCTGACCATTATCCCGGCGATCGCCGTGCCAATTTCCATTCTCGGCGCCATGGTTGGCATGTTGCTGATGGGTTTCTCGGTCAACATGCTCACGCTGTTCGGCATGATTCTGGCCATTGGTCTGGTGGTGGACGATGCCATCGTGGTGGTGGAAAACACCGAACGCAACATGATCCAGTTTGGCCTCGACGCCAGAGCTGCCGCCAAGCGGGCGATGGATGAGGTCAGTGGGCCGGTGATTGCGGTGGTGCTGGTGCTCAACGCCGTGTTTATTCCGGTGGCTTTTCTGGGCGGCATTACCGGCGCGTTGTACAAGCAGTTCGCCATCACCATTGCCTTGTCCATGCTGTTCTCCGGCATCGTTGCGCTAACCCTGTCACCGGCCCTTGCGGTGCTCTTGATCAAGGCCAAGCATGGCGAGAAGAAAGGCTTTTACAAATGGTTCGATGACAACATGGAGCGCATCACCAACAGCTATGTCGGCGGGGTGAAGCGGGTCATGCATCACTGGAAACTGGCCATGACGGCTTTTGTTCTGGTGGTGCTGGGCACTGTCTGGTTGTTCAAGCTGTTGCCAACAGCCTTCGTTCCGGCAGAGGATCAGGGCTACGTGTTTATTCCCTATTTTCTGCCGGATTCGGCCAGTCTGGACCGTACCGAGGCGCTTGGGCTTCGGGTGGCCGAGCTGGCCAGGAAGCACCCGGCGGTAGAAAACGTTACCCAGGTCGATGGCTACAGCCTGATCGACTCGCAGAACAAGACCAACTTCGGCCTGTTGTTCGTTTCGCTCAAGGGCTATGAAGAACGTCAGGAGCCGGGCATGCAGGCCGATGATGTGCTGGCTACTTTGCGCAAGGAAACTGCCGGCTTCGAGGATGGTCTGGTTGTGCCGTTGAACCCGCCATCGATTCCCGGGCTGGGCGTCACTGCCGGCTTCCAGATATGGATCGAGCAGAAAGGCAGTGGTGATTTCAACGAGCTGGCGGCGGTAGTCGACAAGATCATTGCCAAGGCCAAAACCCGGCCGGAGCTGGCCGGGGTGAACACCACCATCCGCGCCAATGGCCAGCAGTTACTGGTGGATGTTGACCGGAGCAAGGCCGAGTTGCTTGGCGTGGCCGTGGAGGACGCTTACAACACCCTGCAAACCATGTTCGGCTCGCTCTACGTCAACCAGTTTCCGAAAGACTCGCGCCTTTATCAGGTGGTGCTGCAGGCCGAACCAAAATACCGCATGACGCCGGAGGATATCGGGCGTTTCTATGTGAAGAACCGCGACGGCGACATGGTGCCGCTGTCGGCGCTGGTTACGCCCAAGTTTGTGGTCGGGCCGGATCTGTCCACACGCTTCAACAACTACCCGGCGATTGCCATCAATGGTGCGCCGGCGCCCGGGGTCAGTTCCGGTGCAGCACTCGAGGCAATTCGTCAGGTGGTCGAAGAAGAAATGCCTTCTGGTTACGGTTATGACTGGGCCGGCGAGGCGCGCGAGCAAGTCAGTTCGGGCTCGACCTCAGCCATCGCTTTTGTCTTCGGGCTGATTTTCGTCTTCCTGATTCTGGCCGCGCAGTATGAAAGCTGGTCGTTGCCGGTGGGGGTGATGCTGGCCGTACCCTTTGCCATACTCGGTGCATTGATTGCCATTGCTTTGCGCGGTACGGCCAATGACCTGTACTTCCAGATCGGGCTGCTGACGCTGGTTGGTCTGGCGGCGAAAAACGCCATTCTGATTGTCGAATTTGCTGTCGAGTTGAATCGCAAGGAGGGCATGTCCTTTTTCGATGCGGCAGCGGAAGCCGCACGCCTGCGCCTGCGACCGATCCTGATGACCTCGTTCGCCTTTATCCTCGGCCTGGTGCCGCTGGCGATTGCCAGTGGTGCTTCGGCCAACAGCCGGCATTCGATCGGCACCGGGGTAATTGGTGGCTCGCTGGCTGCAACGGTGGTCGCAGTGTTCTTTATTCCGATGTTCTACTGGTTGTTGTCCAGCGCCAGCGAGAAGGTTTTCGGCAAGGCCAAACCGGTGCCGGCGGAACCTGAGGCCAGCACCGCGCAGGGCACCGGCAAGGAGGAGCAGCCATGA
- a CDS encoding hydroxymethylpyrimidine/phosphomethylpyrimidine kinase: MKVPPSRPVVLCLSGHDPSGGAGLQADIEALLAQGCHAAPTVTALTVQDTQNVRDFRVLDREWVLAQAQAVIADLPVSAVKLGMLGSVEMVDTVIELLLQLPGIPLVCDPVLRAGGGGALGQDDVGFALRERLLPLALIATPNLPEARLLAELPEGSADQCAARLLPHCRHLLITGGHGDENEIHNRLYLRDGSRHDFTCPRLPGSYHGSGCTLASALAGRLALGEELVSAVRSALDYTWRTLRDAEQPGQGQYVPRRLPLDFCG, from the coding sequence ATGAAAGTTCCGCCATCACGTCCCGTCGTACTCTGCCTTTCCGGCCATGACCCCAGTGGTGGCGCCGGACTGCAGGCCGACATCGAGGCCCTGCTGGCCCAGGGCTGCCACGCAGCACCCACAGTCACCGCGTTAACCGTGCAGGACACGCAGAATGTCCGCGATTTTCGCGTGCTCGACCGCGAGTGGGTATTGGCGCAGGCGCAGGCGGTGATCGCTGATCTGCCGGTTTCGGCCGTCAAGCTGGGCATGCTCGGCTCGGTGGAGATGGTCGATACGGTGATCGAACTGCTGCTGCAGCTGCCGGGCATTCCGCTGGTCTGCGACCCGGTACTGCGCGCTGGCGGCGGCGGTGCGCTGGGCCAGGACGATGTCGGTTTTGCCCTGCGTGAACGCCTGCTGCCGCTGGCACTCATCGCCACCCCGAACCTGCCCGAAGCCCGCCTGCTGGCGGAACTGCCGGAAGGCTCGGCGGACCAGTGTGCGGCCAGGCTGTTGCCACACTGCCGCCATCTGCTGATCACCGGCGGGCATGGCGACGAGAACGAAATTCACAACCGCCTGTATCTGCGCGATGGCAGCCGGCACGACTTCACCTGCCCGCGTCTGCCCGGCAGTTATCACGGTTCCGGCTGCACCCTGGCCAGCGCCCTGGCTGGCCGTCTGGCCCTGGGCGAGGAACTGGTCAGCGCTGTGCGCTCGGCGCTGGATTACACCTGGCGCACCCTGCGGGATGCCGAACAACCAGGGCAAGGTCAGTACGTACCACGCCGCCTGCCGCTCGATTTCTGCGGTTAA